From a single Trachemys scripta elegans isolate TJP31775 chromosome 17, CAS_Tse_1.0, whole genome shotgun sequence genomic region:
- the UCK1 gene encoding uridine-cytidine kinase 1, protein MASAGSSLGGGEAERPHPRPFLIGVSGGTASGKSTVCEKIMELLGQNEVDHHQRKLIILSQDRFYKVLTADQKAKALKGQYNFDHPGAFDNDLMHTTLKNIVEGKTVEVPTYDFVTHSRLAETTVVYPADVVLFEGILVFYNQDIRDMFHLRLFVDTDSDVRLSRRVLRDMKRGRDLEQILTQYTTFVKPAFEEFCLPTKKYADVIIPRGVDNMVAINLIVQHIQDILNGDICKWQRGAMNGHGRTYKRSFPEQAEGSTVLAAGKRSHLESSSRPH, encoded by the exons ATGGCTTCGGCGGGCAGCAGCCTCGGCGGGGGGGAGGCCGAGCGACCGCACCCCAGGCCCTTCCTGATCGGGGTGAGCGGCGGCACCGCCAGCGGCAAG TCCACAGTATGTGAGAAAATCATGGAGCTCCTGGGACAAAATGAGGTGGACCATCACCAACGAAAGCTCATCATTCTGAGCCAGGATAGGTTCTACAAGGTCCTCACTGCGGACCAGAAAGCCAAGGCATTGAAGGGACAGTACAACTTTGATCACCCAG GTGCTTTTGATAATGATTTGATGCACACAACCCTGAAAAATATTGTGGAGGGAAAAACTGTAGAGGTGCCGACCTATGATTTTGTAACCCATTCTAG GTTGGCAGAGACAACAGTGGTCTATCCTGCAGACGTGGTTCTTTTTGAGGGGATCCTGGTATTCTATAACCAAGACATTCGGGACATGTTCCATCTCCGACTCTTCGTTGACACAGACTCTGATGTCCGGCTGTCCCGCAGAG ttctTCGAGATATGAAGCGCGGGAGGGACCTAGAGCAGATCCTGACTCAGTACACAACCTTCGTCAAACCTGCCTTTGAGGAGTTCTGCTTGCCG ACAAAGAAGTATGCTGATGTGATTATTCCTCGTGGAGTCGACAATATGG TGGCTATAAACCTCATTGTGCAGCATATCCAGGACATTTTGAATGGCGACATCTGCAAGTGGCAGAGAGGGGCAATGAATGGGCATGGTCGGACATATAAGCGATCATTCCCTGAGCAAGCAGAGGGCAGCACCGTGCTGGCAGCTGGCAAACGATCTCATCTGGAGTCCAGCAGCCGTCCCCACTAA